One segment of Bernardetia sp. DNA contains the following:
- a CDS encoding DNA methyltransferase: MLFENFDFNLLDNPDFKEDSVREVLILPILHELGYNHNSIVRSKTLEHPFVKIGSKKRNIHLVPDYLFKVGESYAWVLDAKAPNESIHDSDHIEQVYSYAIHPEVRTKFFALCNGKEFILFRDDEKKPLLFFPIRDIEHHWQQLESLLSPSAFQTGKQYTYTDPKSFHKQTESNKNFNYLEKPFLEEINVKKRAAKRHFGVHGYFTRQAWNVVQEYIRHFSQRDDVVLDPFGGSGVTAIEALMIGRKAIHIDINPMSVFMVEALIAPVKISDLKLAFEKIKAEYEKSDIENFKNWDTKKQKEQLKKHSYPTGFALPKGSDVKVIEDLFSDEQKAKLAFVKHLIKKLKIKIFKNHCFWLSLV, translated from the coding sequence ATGCTTTTCGAAAATTTTGACTTCAACTTATTAGATAATCCTGATTTCAAAGAAGATAGTGTTAGGGAAGTTCTTATTTTGCCTATTCTTCATGAATTAGGTTATAACCATAATAGCATTGTTAGAAGTAAAACATTGGAACATCCTTTTGTAAAAATAGGCTCAAAAAAACGAAACATACATCTCGTTCCAGACTATTTATTCAAAGTTGGAGAAAGTTATGCATGGGTGTTAGATGCCAAAGCTCCTAATGAAAGTATACACGACAGCGACCATATAGAACAAGTCTATTCCTATGCTATTCATCCCGAAGTACGTACCAAGTTCTTTGCTCTTTGTAATGGGAAGGAATTTATTTTGTTTAGAGATGATGAGAAAAAACCACTTCTATTTTTTCCTATCAGAGATATAGAACACCATTGGCAGCAGTTAGAAAGCTTGCTTTCTCCTTCAGCCTTTCAAACTGGAAAACAATATACTTACACCGACCCTAAGAGTTTTCATAAACAAACAGAATCTAATAAAAACTTCAACTACTTAGAAAAACCTTTTTTAGAGGAAATAAATGTAAAAAAGAGAGCTGCCAAACGTCATTTTGGTGTACACGGTTATTTTACTCGGCAGGCTTGGAATGTAGTGCAAGAATATATCCGTCACTTTTCGCAGAGAGACGATGTAGTATTAGACCCTTTTGGTGGCTCTGGGGTAACAGCCATAGAAGCCTTAATGATAGGTAGAAAAGCCATTCACATAGATATTAATCCAATGTCTGTATTTATGGTAGAAGCCTTGATAGCTCCTGTCAAAATAAGCGACCTCAAACTAGCATTTGAGAAAATAAAAGCTGAATACGAAAAATCAGATATAGAAAATTTCAAAAATTGGGATACCAAGAAGCAAAAAGAACAACTCAAAAAACACTCTTACCCTACTGGCTTTGCTTTGCCTAAAGGCTCTGATGTAAAAGTGATAGAAGATTTGTTTTCAGATGAACAAAAAGCCAAACTTGCATTTGTGAAACATCTTATTAAAAAATTAAAGATAAAAATATTCAAAAATCATTGCTTTTGGCTTTCTCTAGTTTAG
- a CDS encoding S41 family peptidase — protein MPFLHILNKTKKVTLALAIATSGFVSAFAQQAEQPFLRYPAISPDGQTVAFSFQGDIWSVPVNGGNATRLTIHEAYEFNPHFSPDGKQIAFQGDRYGNDDIFVMETVGSMPKRLTYRSSGDNLGGWTSDNSLLFTSRRDFAQAEWAQEIHKVSANGGTPERYLDALGYTPSMSPDGRFVAYVQGYNKPERKNYRGSANRDLYLYDTKTKKYTQLTTFAGNDMHPDWSDSRNLFFVSEADGSYNLYKINLTDEGKINGTTQQLTTFKDDGVRHFDVSKDGKTVVLEQGTGIFKLDVDSKKITSLNVNVTYDYRFDPIERKTYSNRLQEYAVSPNGKLVTFGVRGELFLMENDKENKRTVRLTHSPFREQEADFLNDSTVIFISDREGQKDIFMVASADAKKNGLFETLKYKTTRLTQTPQHEDNLSIAPNGKKISFTRSDKFIIADIDGKTGQITNEKVILEGWNLPSGLQWSPDSKWIAYSQEDLNFNAEVYIAAADGSKKPVNISYHPRIDSEPFWSKDGSKLGFISERNNGDADVWFVWLNKKDWQKTKSDWEEKISYDEDKKEEKKDDKKDEKDDKKKEVEPIEIDFDRIHERLVQVTSMNGNESDLVISDDGETFYFVTNRGGWTASTDDQDLYSIKWNGDERKAITQGGTTPYGVSLSADGKELFYVARGGSLFKVPVATSKPEGLPFSARMEIDYLQEREGIFNEVWSLINERFYDPKFHGENWGELGEKYRNWTQKASSERDFQEMMNRMLGELNASHMGYYAGDRAETQRERTGLLGTEITMTKEGAKVIRVIPNSPADKEFSKINVGDIITSVDGQPVKLEENFYNLFADKSDIRTVLGVKNTKGETREVIIRPVTSLGDELYNEWVMERRKLVEKYSNGKLGYIHIEGMNWESFERFERELSASGEGKEGLVIDVRFNGGGWTTDYLMAILTTRQHAYTVPRGATDDLKNQKEFSNYYPYGERLPFPVWTKPSITLCNANSYSNAEIFSHAYKTLGLGTLVGQPTFGAVISTGGAALIDGSFVRLPFRGWYVKGSGMNMENNGAQPDILVENSPNAKANNEDEQLQKAVEVLLKQIAEKKTASGKP, from the coding sequence ATGCCTTTTTTACACATTTTAAATAAAACCAAAAAAGTTACTTTAGCTTTAGCTATCGCCACTTCTGGTTTTGTTAGTGCTTTTGCACAGCAAGCAGAGCAACCCTTTTTGCGTTATCCTGCTATTAGTCCAGACGGACAAACAGTAGCCTTTTCATTTCAAGGCGATATTTGGTCTGTGCCTGTGAATGGTGGAAATGCTACTCGCCTTACCATTCATGAAGCCTACGAATTTAATCCTCATTTTAGTCCAGACGGAAAACAAATAGCCTTTCAAGGCGACCGTTATGGCAATGATGATATTTTTGTAATGGAAACAGTTGGTTCAATGCCAAAACGCCTAACTTATCGCTCTTCTGGAGATAATTTAGGAGGTTGGACTTCTGATAATTCTCTTCTTTTTACGTCTCGTCGTGATTTTGCTCAAGCAGAGTGGGCGCAAGAAATTCATAAAGTTTCTGCCAATGGAGGAACGCCAGAGCGTTATTTGGATGCTTTGGGCTACACGCCTTCAATGTCGCCAGATGGTCGTTTTGTGGCGTACGTACAGGGCTACAACAAACCAGAGCGCAAAAATTATCGTGGTTCGGCAAATCGTGATTTATATTTGTATGATACCAAAACCAAAAAATATACACAGCTAACGACTTTTGCAGGGAACGACATGCATCCAGATTGGTCGGATAGTCGTAATTTATTTTTTGTAAGTGAAGCAGATGGAAGTTATAACCTCTATAAAATAAATCTGACAGACGAAGGAAAAATAAATGGTACTACACAGCAACTCACTACTTTCAAAGATGATGGTGTTCGTCATTTTGACGTAAGCAAAGATGGAAAAACAGTTGTTTTGGAGCAAGGAACAGGCATTTTTAAGCTAGATGTTGATTCTAAAAAAATTACTTCTCTCAATGTAAACGTAACTTACGATTATCGCTTTGACCCAATAGAAAGAAAAACATACAGTAATAGACTACAAGAATATGCAGTTTCTCCAAATGGAAAATTGGTAACTTTTGGTGTTCGTGGAGAGCTATTTTTGATGGAAAATGACAAGGAAAACAAGCGTACGGTTCGCCTTACTCATAGTCCATTTCGTGAGCAAGAAGCTGATTTTCTAAATGATTCTACGGTTATTTTTATTTCGGATAGAGAAGGACAAAAAGATATTTTTATGGTAGCTTCTGCCGATGCAAAGAAAAATGGGCTTTTCGAAACCTTGAAATACAAAACTACTCGCCTTACCCAAACGCCTCAACATGAGGATAATCTAAGTATTGCACCAAATGGAAAAAAGATTTCATTTACTCGTTCTGATAAATTTATCATTGCTGATATTGATGGAAAAACAGGTCAAATCACAAACGAAAAAGTGATTTTAGAAGGTTGGAACTTGCCAAGTGGTTTGCAGTGGTCGCCAGATAGTAAATGGATTGCATATAGCCAAGAAGATTTGAATTTTAATGCAGAAGTATATATTGCAGCAGCCGATGGAAGCAAAAAACCTGTAAATATTAGTTATCATCCACGTATTGATAGTGAGCCATTTTGGAGTAAAGATGGAAGTAAACTTGGTTTTATTTCAGAGAGAAACAATGGAGATGCAGATGTGTGGTTTGTGTGGCTCAATAAAAAAGACTGGCAAAAAACTAAAAGCGACTGGGAGGAAAAAATAAGTTATGACGAAGACAAAAAAGAAGAAAAGAAAGATGACAAAAAGGACGAAAAAGACGATAAGAAAAAAGAAGTAGAGCCTATCGAAATAGATTTTGATAGAATACACGAACGCCTTGTACAAGTAACATCTATGAATGGAAATGAGTCTGATTTAGTTATTTCTGATGATGGAGAAACATTTTATTTTGTTACCAATCGTGGTGGCTGGACGGCTTCTACCGACGACCAAGACCTTTATTCTATCAAATGGAATGGCGACGAGCGCAAAGCCATCACGCAAGGAGGAACTACGCCTTATGGAGTGAGTCTTTCAGCAGATGGAAAAGAACTTTTTTATGTGGCTCGTGGTGGCTCACTTTTCAAAGTTCCTGTTGCTACTTCTAAGCCAGAAGGATTACCTTTCTCTGCTCGTATGGAAATTGATTATTTACAAGAAAGAGAAGGGATTTTCAATGAAGTTTGGAGTTTGATAAATGAGCGTTTTTATGACCCTAAATTTCACGGAGAAAACTGGGGAGAATTAGGTGAAAAATACCGTAATTGGACACAAAAAGCCTCTTCTGAACGTGATTTTCAAGAGATGATGAACCGAATGCTTGGTGAACTCAATGCCAGCCACATGGGATATTATGCAGGCGACCGTGCCGAAACGCAGCGTGAACGTACAGGACTTTTAGGAACAGAAATCACGATGACAAAAGAAGGTGCAAAGGTAATTCGTGTAATTCCAAATAGCCCTGCCGATAAGGAATTTAGCAAAATTAATGTAGGTGATATAATTACTTCTGTTGATGGACAGCCTGTCAAACTAGAAGAAAATTTCTATAATCTCTTTGCTGATAAATCTGATATTCGTACCGTTTTGGGAGTGAAAAATACTAAAGGCGAAACTAGAGAGGTTATTATTCGTCCTGTTACTTCACTGGGTGATGAACTTTATAATGAATGGGTAATGGAAAGACGTAAACTGGTAGAGAAATATTCTAATGGAAAGCTAGGCTATATTCATATTGAGGGAATGAACTGGGAGAGTTTTGAGCGTTTTGAGCGTGAACTTTCAGCGAGTGGAGAAGGAAAAGAAGGTTTAGTCATTGATGTTCGCTTCAATGGTGGTGGTTGGACAACCGACTATTTGATGGCAATCCTAACCACAAGACAGCACGCCTATACTGTTCCTCGTGGCGCAACTGATGATTTGAAAAATCAAAAAGAGTTTTCTAATTATTATCCGTATGGCGAACGTTTGCCTTTTCCTGTTTGGACAAAACCATCTATTACACTTTGTAATGCCAATAGTTATTCTAATGCCGAAATTTTCTCTCACGCTTACAAAACCTTAGGGTTAGGAACACTTGTAGGACAGCCTACGTTTGGCGCAGTAATTTCTACTGGAGGAGCTGCTTTGATAGATGGTTCGTTTGTTCGTCTGCCATTTAGGGGCTGGTATGTAAAAGGCTCTGGAATGAATATGGAAAACAACGGAGCACAGCCCGATATTTTGGTTGAAAACTCTCCGAATGCAAAAGCAAATAACGAAGACGAGCAACTTCAAAAAGCTGTTGAAGTGCTTCTAAAGCAAATTGCAGAGAAGAAAACAGCTAGTGGAAAGCCGTAA